CTGGGGTATGGGCAGCAGGCAGGCCAGCTCGGGTGCTGGCTTTGACCCCCAGCAGCCGTGCCTTCATCCCTGAGCCAGTTTCCTCAGCTGGAGAATGGCACTGATTGCTCATTCCCCTCCTGAACTGTGTTATAAAAGCATTGGGCACAGGGAAGTCACTGCCCGCATTCTCTGTGGTCACACTCAAGACCAGGATTATAGGCAGGACCAGGTAAGTGGTGTGAGGTGCAGGCTCTGGATTCACTTGTCAGGTTCCCTTCAGCCACTGGCATGTGACCCTGGATAAGAGATGGCATTTCCCTGAGCTCAGTTTGCCTCACCATAAAATAGGGATGTTACTATGATACCTGCTTCTAAACTTTGGTTTATCCAAGAAGACACACAGAACATAGATGGCCCATAAGTATATGAGAGTGTACTCAACATGCCAGATCAGtacaatgcaaatcaaaaccacaaggagatattattatctcacacctgttagaatggcagtgatcaaaaagacaagagaaagtAAGCATTGAAGAGGATGGAGACAAAAGGGAACACCTATGAACTGTTAGTGGGATATCATTTCACAGCAGCTATGGATAAGAATAGGATAATAATAGAAAGGtttttcaaaaaagttaaaaactggTATGTTATATGATctggcaattccacttctggggacttatcctaagaaaataaaagcactaacttgaaaagattaaaaaaataataaagtttggtTTAAGGGGTCACTGGACTAATAAGTATAGAGGGAGAGGCCCCACTGTGCCCAGGGAAACTGAGTCTGCCCTGGCTGTCAAGGCTGAAAGGGTTCCTAGGGATCGTTTCCCATTTCATAGACCCAGATGCTAAATCTGTCCTTCATGTCCACAACCTTGCTCCTTTGTGCTCAGTAGATGGATCACCTTAAGTCAATGTGCACGCCCCCTCCAGTCTGTCTCCCTGTCTGTGCTGGGCCGTGCTGCTCAGGCCACAGGCCATATCGGGTACACTGAGGTAGATCGGGAGGCAGGGGGCATGGAAGTGCTGTGGGTGGGTTTATGCAGTAGCGCTGCAGTTCAGCTGGGCGGGGGGTGGCGTCTCTAGAGATGGGGACAATGGATGTGGACTCTGGGGGTGCTGTGTGGAAGTCAGGATTGGGGGCCTCCTCTCAGGCCCTGACACTGAGCTTCTCCCTTTGGCCTTCTAGCCCTGCCAGTTTGACTATGCCATTTTCTGCCCTAACCTGGCAGATATGGCATCAACAGACAATGCAGGTGAGTTGACAGGCAtgatccctggggtgggcagGCGGCAGAGGGCCCTGAGGTGGATTGCTGTGTGGGTGACAGTGGGGGCTTTTAAGCTGGAGGTCTTGGGTAGGAACTAGATTTGTTTTATTGTATAAATCAATACCCTTTGGTACGTTGTGAATGTTGCGTGTGACTGCAATACTACAAAGGAATTATTGGGGAAACTAGTTTTCAAAATGCAGGTTACAACCCAGTGATGGTTCTTGAAATCAGCTCAGTGGATCTCAActagcattttaaataaaatagaatagagAGTGTCAGTGTGTCTTGCACAAAATTAAGGGTAGGTACTGTCTGATGACATTCTCTTCTAGACATATACGTGTACACATGTGAGTCCTGGGTTActattataaaatgtattcttttttactgTGGGTTatgtaaaaagttttttttttttttaataatctaaaaaatacagaTCTCCAGGCCTCACATCAGATGGCATGGGGATAGTCTGGGAAGGCTGTGAGTTAGGACAGAAAGAGGTGCTCCGTGGGCAGAAGCCCCCCATTGAAGCTAAACTGCCTGGGCCTGTTTCTCACCAGCTCTGTGACAGAGGGCAGTCACTGAACTTTTCGAGCCTCCGTCTCCTCAGAGCTAAGGATGGAAGGTGCTTGGATAGAGCCTGGCATTGAGCAGGGGCTCACGGcatgcttcccctcccccaccctgggctGCCTCACTGATGTGTCTGTCCCCATGCCCCGCAGACCAACAGAACTTCACAGTGACACTGGACCAGGTGCTGCTCCGCTGCCTCGCCCACCAACAGCACTGGAGTCGCCTGCATGAGCAGCAGGTCAGCCCGGACCCCTGGAGCACCCCCGGCCAGGAGCAGGATGGGCCCGCATCTCTGCTGCTGGCGTCTCACCCACCCCACACCCACAGTGCCAGCTCCCTCGTCTTCAGCTGCATCTCCCACGCCTTGCAGTGGATCACCCAAGGCCGGGACCCTCTCTTTCAGCCGCCCAGTCCCCCACGGGGCCTCCTCGCCCACCCTGTGGCAGACAGCGGGGCCATGGTACTCCAAGAGGCTGCCGCCGTCCATGTGCTGGTCACAGGCAGCCTGCACCTGGTGGGCGGTGTCCTGAAGCTGCTGGAGCCCTCCCTGTCCCAATAGCCCAGGCAGTGGGGTGGAGGGGATGGGCATTTGCCCTGCATCTCCCATGAACTCCTAAACTATTTGCCTTTTGTGCCTTCCTGATTCTGTCTAGACTCACCCAGGGTCTTGGGCTCTAGGCAGTGAAATAGAGAGCTGGAGGCAGGATGCTGAGCTCTATCTCCGAGCCTTGGATGCCCCTAGTCTCTTCTTCCTGGTTCTCCAGCTGTTGGAGCACACCTGACCATCCAGCCCATCTCTACTCCCACCCTGCCTGCTTCCTGTCTCAGGCCCAGCTTACTGTGTAAGACGTCTGACCAAGCCTGGGGCCCTGCCGGCTGTTGGTTGCTGGTTGATAGATTTCCTCCTCCCAGTGGCCTTCTGGGAAAGGAGAGGGTCCCTGCCTGGGGCCCCCAGGACACAGAGAGTGGCTAAAATGATTTAAagctttgaacttttttttttccttaaaaaaaaaattggctgggACTTCAttgatagtccagtggttttaagactctgcacttccaatggagaggatgtgggttcgatccctggctaagatcccacatgctgcatggtgtggccaaaaaaattttctaaagcaTTGGTTAAACATTTGATGGgctccctgggtggctcagatggtaaagaatctgcctgcaatgcaggagacctgggttcaatccctaggtttggaagatcccctggagaaaggaatggttacccactccagtattcttgcctggagaatcccatggacagaggattcctGGTagactacactccatggggtcgcttggagtcagacatgaccaagcaactaataCACAAACATTTGAATGACTCTTGACCTCTAGCTCCCTCAGCAGACAATAGGGGGATGAGGACTGTGGCCGGTCCAAGAACTGCCCTGCGTAGGAGCCCAAGTTGTGTGGCCTGGACAAGTCcttccctctgagcctcaggtggCCTGTCTGTGAAATAAAAAGGATGAATTGGTGTCCCTTGACCACATGGTAAACACAGGGACTTGTGATCACAAATTCtcacacccatttcacagataagagaATGGTGACTGGCTTAAAGAAGCCACGGGACCTGTCCACAGTCACacagcccagaagtgggatttgaacccaggatttgaacccagaacaGTCACCCCTCTCCCTGGTATAGGTGCCCCTCCCCTTCCAGCCCAGCCCAGTTCTGGTTTCATGGTCTGATTTATTGATGGTGAGTATATAGGGGAGGACCCAGGACAGACTGCctggggggtgggtgtgggggggtgTCTCTGTGTGACAGTTGCAGGGAGGAGCTAGGCTCCCCCACTCCACTCCCAGGCTGGGCGCCCCTCAGCTTCTGTTTCCGCCGGAGTCGTGCCAGTTCCGCTGCGGAGACCGCTGGAAGCAGGTGCAGGTGGCTCTGTGCCGGCTTGGTTTCCACAGAGGAGGCGCCATCAGCCTGGGTGGGCTGGACTGAGTCCTGGAGTTCTCAACTCCTGCCCAGCCCAGGTCACCGAGTGCTGGGTCCAGGTTACAATGACAGGGACTTTCTTGGGTGTTTACAGCAATGTGGACGTACAGGGCAGTGGGCTCTCACTCTGCAGCCCCGGGCAGCCACACCCCAGGCCCTCCAGGTTTGAAGGTTCgttagggtggggtggggggaccccAAGGTGTTCCGAGCTGGTGCTCCCACTGGCGGCAGGCCTCTGGGAGGGAGGCAGCAGGGACGGGTGCAGAGGGCAGGGTTCATCCTTGGTCAAGTGGAGGGGCTGGGGTCCCGGGATAAGTCCACGGCCAGTGGTTCCCAGCTGGTGGCTGCTCAGTCTCTCCCGCTGGGCGAGGGCTGGCTGGGCACTACGCCATGCTGCTGGTGGAGCAGGGGGTGCTCTGGGTGCTCCCGATGCTGTGGTTGGTGCTACTGCTCTCCGAGGAGGCCGGGGCAGCCACCGCCACCACGGGCTCCCGCTTGCCGGGGTgacctgggggcaggggtggaggtcAGGGCCCCGGCCAGGGGTCCCCACTGCCCCAGAGACTGCGCTGGGCTCCCCCAGGTGGTGATGGAGGGGACCTAAGCACTCACTGTGGGGGCCTGGGATACTCACGCGTGTGCGAGTAGATGTACCAGAGCGCGGCGGTGAGCAGGGCCCCGATGAGGAAGGCGCCAAAAGTGATGCCCAGCACGGCAGGTAGGACGAGGCCTTTGTCTGCACCACCAAGGACAGGATGGCTGCAGTCAGCACCACTGTCTCCTCCCTGCAACTCccatccccactccctgccccgtTGTGCCAGCCAGGAGTGCAGGTTTTGGTGCCAGTCTCAGCTCAGCCACTGACCCTTACTTCTCTGAACCCATTTCCTCACCTAGCCAATGGGATCATCACACCCACACGTGGCATGAAGCTGTGTTGTTATGAGCATGCCCTCAAAAGGGCCCAGCCAGGCCTTTGGGGCCATGCCTCTGACTCCCGAGGCTGGTAGAGATACATTTTTAGGGAGGCTGGATGGTATAATCTGAGCAAAGTGTGAGTGGGGCCTGAGAGTCCAGAGTCccgctgtgtgaccttaggtcaGTCTACTCCTCTCTGAGCCTGCTACCAAAGCAGAAGCCAGAGTGCCCCTGAGGGCCCTTCAGCTCTCTTCTTGGGTTTTCCCAAGCTTCACTCTTTCTGCACTCCTGATGCCTGTCTGACTGTGGGCCAGGCAGCCTGGCCGTAGGCCTGTGGGTTCCCATCCCTGCAGTGGGGTCATTAGCCTGCCTTCTTGATTGTAGCTGGGCGCAGGAGCTCCATCCAGGCCCAGGTAGGATGGCCAAGGGGCCAATGCTTCTCCCACCTGCATTCAGCGTCAGGGACTCTCCTGCCCAGGGGGCACCTGGGCCCAGGGGGAACTAAGACAGGCTGGGGGGAGCTGGGCTGAGGGGCATCCTCCACCCTAGGGGTCTTAGGGAAGGAGAGACAAGCACTGCCCCCAAGTCCTGTCCAGTCTCGATTCCAGAAGGCTCCATCTCCCAGCAAGGTCAACCAGCCACCCTGGGGATCAAGAAGAGCCAAAGGCCTGGGATATGGTCCCATGGGGTGGTCACAAGCAAATGTTCTCTATGTGGAAGATGTAGCTGTGGACCCTGCTCTCTGGGGTCCTCTGAGCGTCCATCACGCCCCACTCTGACCTCAGTCCCTGGAACCTTGGGGAGACTTAGAACTCACCATGCAGGCTGGTGCTGATGATGTTCAGGCGTGTGGAAACAGTCTTGTGGACTtcctgaaggaggaagagagccCGGGGTATGGCACAGCCTTTGAGAAGCAGCTCCAGGCTTGCTCCCTGTCTCTGTGACCCTGGCCTGCCACAGCCCACCCTGGCGCCTTGACTCTGGGCACCACCTTCTGGCTGGGGGCCTCTGGGCAAATGCTGGCAGATCTGTGCTCTGGAAGGGTGGCAGCCAGACAATTCTGGGCTGCTCCTGGTGTGTCTCCTTTGAGTTCCTGAAAAGCTCCCGATTCCCATGAGGATTATGGGGACACTGCATCCATTATCCTTGTGAATGCCCAGAAGCCCAGGCTCACTGTGGCCTAGGGAGAGCCCACTCAGGAGTGGTCCCAGAGGCTTCTCCAGCTTCATACAACCATAGAAGCTTCTCATCCTGAAGACCCTTTTGTGTGCAAGGGCTTGGggatgactgtgtgtgtgtgtgtgtgtgtgtgtgtccagggcCCAGTGTTTAAAAACTGGTATATACTGGATGGTGAAGTGTTGTGACCAGTAAGTTCAGAAAATCAGAATTTTGTGTCTTTTGTACTAACCCTCTTCCCTGAGATCTCTTGTTTGTTGAGATTACCGTGGTGACCATACTATATGGAtaagatgggtgggtggatggattcCTGGGTGGATGGATTGATGGATGATGACTGGGTGTGATTgtagaaggatggatggatgactggGCTGATGGAAGGACTCTGCATGGATGACTGGGTGGGATGGTGAGAAGCATCAGCTGATAAATGATGACTGAATGGGATGGtgggaagacagacagatgggtgAAATAATGGATGGATAGacggatggacagatggatagtGGGTGCAGCTGCATATCCGACCAATGTcccaagacacagcacagccatcCAAAGGCTGTTGGGTGGCAGAAAGAGTCCCCTTGGTACCCAGAGGCCACATGTCTGCCTGTGGCTGTCTTTTGCTCACTGGTTCCACATCCTCCTGATCTATCACATCCCTTCCTGAAAACTCCAGACCCAGAAGCCACCCCTGAAGCTGGGCTGGGCCTGGCCCCCACTCACCAGGGACCGAATCCTGGGATGCATGGTCACAGAGCAGCTGAGGATGCCAGTCGTGGGCATGGGCACCATGTAGCCGCGGAGGAGGAAGCTGAAGCGTATGTCACCACTAGGGCTCGGGGACAGCAGGCTCACGCAGCTGCTCTTGGCTTCCTGGCCCTGGATGAGTTCCACGATTTCCATGtcggggcccaggttcagttgGCAGCTCTCCAGCTGGATCATGAGCTCAGGGATGGATGGGGACACGCTCACCTGCATGGGTAGGTAAGGGGACCGAGGCCCGGTCAGTTACTCATAACTCTCCACCTTACCTGTTCTCGCGAAATAAGCTAGACTCATTCTAGAGTTCCTGCTCGGGAACTTTGATGGTGGAAGGACAGTTACTGGCCTGCCTGGAgcgaaggaggaggaggaagtgacatTCCAACCAGTGTCTGAGCTCTGCCTCAGCTCTCCCCACCCCTACAACCCTGCATCAGGCTGGCCCCCTCCTACCCCTAGGAAGTCAAGTTCCACTGGGGAGAAAGAAAGGCTCTGAGAAATCCCAGGGGGCAGCAGGCCTGAGCGGTCAAGTCCAAGTCCGGTACCTGCACAAAGCCCTGCTGGCCCAGCTCGATGGTGTTGGAGGCTTGGAGGAAGTGCGGGCTGAGGTAGAGGCCCAGCTGGAGGGAGAGGCTGTCCATGTTGATGCACTGCACCTTTCTCTGTGGGGATGGGAGGCACCCGGTGAGAAAGCTAAGGGGTGGGAGCAGGAGTCATGTCCAGAGTTGTTGCATGACCCTCCTCCTCACCTTAaacctcccccttccccaccacaACTGATATTTATCAAGAACTTGctctcaggaattccctggcagtccagcagttaggattctgtgctttcgCTGTTGAAGGCCCGGTGTCTGATCTgagtccctggttgggggactaagatcccacaagccatgcagccaGAAAAAGAACTTGCTCCTCACAAGACCTGGTGCTTTCCATGTCTCCTCTTGGTGATAGCTCATCCCATAGCGGGTTCCTTATACTCCTATTAACAGGACCTTTGGGCTCTGAAAGCTTAtgtgatttgcccaaggccatGTAGCCAATCCGTGCTTGGACCCTCTGACTTGAGAGACTGAGAACATGACTCTGAACAGTACTGCCCCCGTTGCACAGAAGGGGAGACGGGGCCACACTAGAGACACATTGGCTTGCCAGGATCAGGGCCTGAGTTTCCTGAGGCCTGCTCCCCCCAGACCACATGGGTTAGCACATTGACCGTCCATCTCACCCGCTGCGGTGATGAGCTTGACAGGAGTCTGATGACCACCTGCAGGAAGAGAGCCAAGGAGCTGTTCAGAGCCCGAGAGGAGCCCAGAGGGTATCCCACCCAACGCACCCATTTTtttggatggggaaactgagtcaacCAATGGCGAAGCTTGTCTTGTCTTCCTACTGAGCACCACACCCGCTCTCCCCAAAGCCTCTCTGCCTGGAAGATCCAGGAGGCGCCTGGAGGGGGCACCACCCCTTTTTCCCAGCCCAGGCCTTACCTCGTTACTGACCACATTTTCCATCACTTCCATGCCACAGCTGGAGTAGCCACTGCTCAAGACAAACTCGTCTTCTGTTTCCTTAGCTTGGCAGCTGGAGTCCCAGAAGGTCAGGCTTGTGATGGTGCATAGCAGAGTCTGGGCCAGGGTTgcggggggtgtgggggaggCACTGTCAGGAGGCACAGGGCTCCCCAGGGCCTGTCCCTCACACCCCAGCACCAAGGACTGGCCACACCCCAGGGGTCTCGAATCACAGGCACGCCTCTGATCCCATCCCCATTTTTGTTAGGTCTCATCATCCTACACCGTTTAAGAGTTACTACTTTTCCTGAACTTGACACACTTCTGTATCTAGCAATAATATCTGTGACATCATGAGTGTGTTCTAGACATATGCATTCATAGAAAttgtgtgggtttgttttttttcccctcattttaaaCAAAAGGCATCATAATGTCCTTCAGGCTTTAGCTTAGTTTTCTCACTGAATAATAAATCACAGACATCtatctgtgtgtatatttatagacCTAGAATATTCTTTTTAACTTGAGTGTAATGTTCCAAAGATCAGTGGATCACAGTGTATGACATCCAGTGTACTGGATGGCAGTAATGCCAGCCATTGCTGATCCCTGCaccacctcctccacctcccagATATCTGCTGGGCCAGGTAAAGGCAGATAAGAAGGGGGAGACAGGCCGCAGACAGATGGAGCTTCACCTTGGCCCTGATACCACACACCCCAAAACACTTCCACATGGACATAGAGTTAAATGTCGTTCTAAAAATCCCTGAGAACATGCATGACTCATCAAGACTCTGGCAGAGAGATTTCCTGCCTCAGAAAGactagaaaaaaatcacaaaggagAAGATGGCCAGCTAGGATGGCCCAATGTTTTCAAACGTCCCAAAAATTAAGAAACACTcgcaaaaatttaaagaatgataaCAAACCAGGAGAGATTATTTCAATAAGAACAATAGACAAAGGGCCACAAATGTCTTTCTTCATGTAAAAAGCTTATAGAAATAATCAAggggtaaaaaaagaaataataccaaagGAGGGGGGCTCAAGAGcaagggaacatatgtatacttatggttgattcatgttgttatatggcagaaatcaacacaaggctgtaaagcaattatcctccaattgaaaaaaaattttttaaagaagaaaaataccaaGCCACAAAGTTACAGAGACTTTGATTATTATCAGTCACACAGTATCAAGTTCACACTCACTACTTACTAATCAAAGAAGTAGAAACTCAAACAAGAACGGAAGACAAGGTTCCACCTCCCACATCAGCAAAGTTTTTTAgacaaaaaaacaataatttggaGAGACAGTCAAGTGTTCTCATTAATCAGCAGTGAAAATTGGAATCATCTTTTGTAAAGCGAGTTGGCAACATGTATGAAAATTTCCAGAATGTTCCCTCAtttttgacccagcaatctcaaCTGATGTGGAAACCTAtcttaagaaaacaattctatttatagaAGAATTTCATGCACAATGACACTTCCTgcatatttataatattacagAATTGAAAACACCCAAATGTCTAACGAGGGAGGAGGAGCTAATTGTGGCATTTCAATATGATGggatcactttcatgcattggagaaggaaatggcaacccactccagtgttcttgcctggagaatcccagggacagaggagcctggtgggcttccgtctatgtggtcgcacagggtcggacacgactgacacgacttagcagcagcagcagcaatgtgtttTTAAAGTGATATTATTAAGTACATATGAAcgtgggctttcctagtggctcagagggtgaagaatatgtttgcaatgcaggagtccctaggtcaggaagatcccctagaaaatggaatggctacccacaacaatattcttgcctggagaatttcatggacacaggagcctagagggctacagtccatggtcgtaaagagtcagacgtgactgaggaactaacactgtcactttcagTATTAAGTACataaggcttccccagtggttcagcagcaaagaatccgcctgcaatgtaggagacacgggagatgtgggctcagtctctgggtcaggaagatctcctggagaagggaatggctacccactccagtattcttgcctggagaattccatggacagaggagcctggcgggtaacagtccatgggatcacaaagagtcaaacacgactgagcacctaacacatTGCTCCACACCAGGCGAGGTTGTCAGACCTCCTGTAATCCTCACCACCTGgtgagtgaaaaaaaagtgaagtcgctcagttgtgtccgactatttgcgaccccatggactgtagcctaccaggctcctctgtccatgggattttccaggcaatagtactggagtggattgccatttccttctccaggggatcttcccgacccagggatcaaaccccggtctcccacattgtagacagaccctttaccatctgagccacctcaaGCCCATTCTACAGGTGGAAAAACTAAGGCTTGTAGCGGAATGTGATTGGTCCTCCTTCCTGGATTAGGACAGAAGGACCAGTTACCCGTGTCAGCTGGACTGGAGGCCAGGCGCTCCCTTACCGAGATGAGATCTTTCTTGAGTACCAGAGTCATGCCATCGCTGGAGCACTTGGGCTGGATCAGGGTCAGAAGTAGCTCCTGGTTGCAGCCCTTATTGGGAGTGGTGATCTCCACCGGTGTGGGTGAGGGCTGCAGCCCACTGCCTGCGGGGTAGCAGAGGGGGCCCCCGCAGACAGTCACTGTGGGGCTCACTGTGCTCTGAGGTGCTAAGCACCTCTCTAGCTAGGTACTCTCAGCATTCCTGAGATGCACATGAGGAATATGGGGCTCCCACCAGCTGCTGCAACTTTCCCAGTTCACACAGCATCTGGACGTAGCAACAGATCCCAGGGGAGGGCCAGGGAAGGGAGTTGGCGGTGGGGGGGCAAGGGAAGGGAGCCAGGTGCTCACCACAGCTGTGGGTCCGCAGAGAGACATCATTGGCCACAGGGAGCTCCACGAAGGATGCTACTACGCTGGCATTGAGCCTCCGGGCCTCCCCCAGCAGGCCTTGGGTTGTGTTTGGGAGTTGGAAGCCAGGGTTGATCCTATCTGGAAAGATCTTCAAGGAGTATTCACCAGTGGTCTAATGACAGGGAGAGAGGCAGAGCAGGGAGCTACGGACACAGTCAGGGGCCACACAGCCTGGCAAGGTGTGCCTGCAGGCTGGCCAGGGTCTGCCAGGCCTCAGTCAGGCTCTCTTTTGCTCCTGCTGTTTCCCCTGCCTGGACCACCTCCCCTCATCTACTGGTTCCTGTCTGTCTTTCAACTCAGTTTGGAGTTCACCTCTCCAGGAAACTTCCCTGATGCAGTGGGCTGGGTTAGGGGGCCTCTTTAAGGGAtcatggaaggcttcctggaggaggtgccaTTCTGAAGGAAGAATAGGTAGAGCACAGAGGGCAGAGGGATCATCGTATATAAAGGCTCAGGGCTGGGGTGATGGTGCAGGAAATTTGGGTGTTTTCTTGGAGGAGCCTTGGGAAGACCTGAACGGGGCTGTGTGGGTCTCAAAGCAAGACTCACCCAGATCTGCATGTTGTGGTTGGCCTCGATTAACCAGGACACGTAGGGTGGACCCTGAAGGATGAGCACGGCGGCGTCAGTATCTCTCCAAGCACAGCTCAGCTCCAACTTCACGGTCACTGTCCGGGGCCTGGATGTGGGGGGAGACGGACCGCCCCCGCATCAGCGAGGGCGGTAGTGCGGGATATGGGGAGGTGCAGGGGAGCTTGCCCAGGAATTGCTGGGCCAGAACAAGACCTGGGGTCGGTTGAGCAGCAGCTGCACTCCTAACCTGGTTGGTCTTGGGTCTGTCGGGTGGGTGTGAAAATGGGCAGGGCCCAGATATAGGCGGGGTGACAGTTCTCTAACAAGGCAGGGGCGGGGCTAAGGCTTGGACAGAAGCGGGGCTTTATAGAGGGTGGGGCTGGCGGGGCTGGCACCCTTACGAGGCCTCTGGGCCCGGTAGGATCCTCAGGATGTGCGCCTCCTTGTGGCCAGCCACACCTTCCAAGCGGCAGCCCCAGGCTTTCGGGGTCCATCCGAGCGTGTGGCCCATGTCCTTCTGGGGTTCCAGATTGCAGGAGAACGGTGAGCTCGAGGCTGCGGAGATAAGCGCACCTCTGTCTCCCCTTGGAGCAGCCTAGCATCTAATACGCAggcccaccctctcccacagtaATGGTGGGGCAGGCAGGATGGCTTCCAGGAGGCGAgaggatgg
This window of the Bubalus bubalis isolate 160015118507 breed Murrah chromosome 12, NDDB_SH_1, whole genome shotgun sequence genome carries:
- the ENG gene encoding endoglin, encoding MDRGVLCQAVALLLVVCSLGPTSLAETVYCDLQPVDSEVTYVTSQVSEGCVAQIPDATLEVHVLFLTFLGDVSRLELTLQTSKQGGIRPREVLLILSVNKSVFLKLQAPGIPLQLAYDSKLVFHEALDANITQLPSFTTKDQLLNWANTKGSIASVAELNNPQSIFLRLDQASSSPFSCNLEPQKDMGHTLGWTPKAWGCRLEGVAGHKEAHILRILPGPEASPRTVTVKLELSCAWRDTDAAVLILQGPPYVSWLIEANHNMQIWTTGEYSLKIFPDRINPGFQLPNTTQGLLGEARRLNASVVASFVELPVANDVSLRTHSCGSGLQPSPTPVEITTPNKGCNQELLLTLIQPKCSSDGMTLVLKKDLISTLLCTITSLTFWDSSCQAKETEDEFVLSSGYSSCGMEVMENVVSNEVVIRLLSSSSPQRRKVQCINMDSLSLQLGLYLSPHFLQASNTIELGQQGFVQVSVSPSIPELMIQLESCQLNLGPDMEIVELIQGQEAKSSCVSLLSPSPSGDIRFSFLLRGYMVPMPTTGILSCSVTMHPRIRSLEVHKTVSTRLNIISTSLHDKGLVLPAVLGITFGAFLIGALLTAALWYIYSHTRHPGKREPVVAVAAPASSESSSTNHSIGSTQSTPCSTSSMA